The following proteins come from a genomic window of Pirellula staleyi DSM 6068:
- a CDS encoding DUF1501 domain-containing protein produces the protein MAHNFDPSQPIISRRELLKRSGMGMAMLGLAGVMGDAGVLANPGGGEGGYQNPLAARPAHFPAKAKRVIHLFCNGGPSHVDTFDHKPALAKYAGQNLPMPNLTTERKTGAALPTPFKFQKYGESGLEVSELFHHTAQHIDDIAVIRSMHADVPNHEPSLLLMNCGESRLVRPSFGSWLTYGLGTENLNLPGFVAMVPGGYPIQETQNWQAAFLPGVYQGTYVNTQHTDIDRLIENVRNPWLSSSQQRKQLDALQALNAHHKASRGEDGALDSRIHSFELAYNMQSEAAEAFDVSREPKEVLESYGPGTQARQILIARRLIERGVRFVQVWHGEGQPWDNHDDLEVNHRRLAGETDRAIGALISDLKRLGLFEETLIIWGGEFGRTPTVELPTPGANAGKINGRDHNHWGFSTWIAGGGVKGGQAYGATDEFGFKAVENPVHVHDLHATLLKLLGFDHTKLTYRYAGRDFRLTDVHGKVIDQLIA, from the coding sequence ATGGCACATAACTTCGACCCTTCGCAGCCAATCATCTCGCGCCGCGAACTCCTGAAACGGAGTGGCATGGGAATGGCGATGCTCGGACTTGCAGGGGTGATGGGAGACGCCGGTGTGCTGGCCAATCCTGGCGGTGGCGAAGGTGGCTATCAGAATCCACTCGCCGCTCGCCCCGCCCATTTTCCGGCGAAGGCCAAGCGTGTGATTCACTTGTTCTGCAATGGCGGACCAAGTCACGTCGACACATTTGATCACAAACCAGCGCTCGCAAAATATGCCGGTCAGAATCTGCCGATGCCGAACCTGACGACCGAGCGCAAGACGGGAGCTGCACTCCCCACCCCTTTTAAGTTTCAAAAGTATGGTGAGAGTGGACTCGAAGTGAGCGAGCTGTTTCACCACACCGCGCAGCACATCGACGACATCGCCGTGATTCGCTCAATGCACGCCGATGTGCCCAATCACGAACCCTCGCTGCTGCTGATGAACTGTGGCGAGTCGCGACTCGTGCGCCCCTCGTTTGGTTCGTGGCTTACCTATGGCCTAGGGACCGAGAACCTGAATCTCCCCGGCTTCGTGGCGATGGTACCTGGCGGTTATCCGATTCAAGAGACGCAAAACTGGCAAGCTGCTTTCTTGCCCGGCGTCTACCAGGGAACCTACGTTAATACACAGCACACCGACATCGATCGGCTGATCGAAAACGTCCGTAACCCGTGGCTGTCGTCGTCGCAGCAGCGTAAGCAACTCGACGCCTTGCAGGCACTCAACGCCCATCACAAGGCTTCGCGCGGTGAAGATGGAGCGCTCGATTCGCGCATTCACTCGTTCGAACTCGCCTACAACATGCAGTCCGAAGCAGCCGAGGCATTCGACGTCTCACGCGAGCCCAAAGAAGTACTCGAATCGTATGGTCCAGGGACCCAGGCACGTCAAATTTTGATTGCCCGCCGCCTGATCGAGCGAGGCGTGCGGTTCGTGCAAGTCTGGCACGGCGAGGGTCAGCCTTGGGACAATCACGACGACCTGGAAGTGAACCATCGTCGCCTCGCGGGCGAAACCGATCGCGCCATTGGCGCACTGATCAGCGATCTCAAGCGACTGGGACTCTTCGAGGAAACGCTGATCATTTGGGGGGGCGAATTTGGCCGCACTCCGACCGTGGAACTCCCCACCCCCGGCGCCAATGCAGGCAAGATCAACGGCCGCGATCACAATCACTGGGGCTTTTCGACCTGGATCGCCGGTGGTGGTGTTAAAGGTGGACAAGCCTACGGCGCTACCGACGAGTTTGGGTTCAAAGCGGTCGAGAATCCGGTGCATGTCCACGACCTGCATGCCACACTGCTAAAGCTCCTCGGCTTCGACCACACGAAGCTCACCTATCGCTACGCCGGCCGCGATTTCCGCCTCACCGACGTCCACGGCAAAGTGATCGACCAGTTGATTGCGTAG
- a CDS encoding DUF2092 domain-containing protein, producing the protein MIVPHALRWTVFLASISLVLPLLAPRNATAQAGASLETEATFDEVLEETARMLATLKSYRVDVEGTWESEGQEPAACGSSKHTLIVQQPRKFRIEATASEKAEPDLVCVSDGQKSTTLLAARKIFSQSPVISAQNKVATNTMLAMSLAGSGIDVLLQPDLVNFMHSRATGIKHVGDTKIEDTRCHHFEMMFGEHHVQLWVSAEEHPLLLQIVRRTTVPLGEGKSYSLVATSKLKWTLDKTYPEETFAIAIPEGSRKVGDIYEALTGDEAATRVGQQLPDFELTKLDGTKISLNKQENRKPTVLIFWATWCVPSVSDQSSTSDFVKRSIEQGVDFYAVNVGESLADVRKFVASAKPASTMVLDSQGSAATALRLDALPAAVIVDASGKVTKIIHGEPEQLRKDLAAAVLPFLTTASAPESPTTPAPKQE; encoded by the coding sequence ATGATCGTTCCCCACGCACTCCGATGGACCGTTTTTCTCGCTTCGATTTCGCTCGTTCTGCCGCTGCTTGCTCCGCGTAATGCAACGGCTCAAGCCGGCGCATCACTCGAAACCGAGGCCACGTTCGATGAAGTGCTCGAAGAGACTGCGCGAATGCTCGCAACGCTCAAGAGCTACCGCGTCGATGTCGAAGGAACCTGGGAATCGGAGGGGCAAGAGCCTGCCGCTTGTGGAAGCAGCAAACATACGCTGATTGTTCAGCAGCCCCGCAAGTTTCGTATCGAAGCGACCGCCAGCGAAAAAGCAGAGCCCGATCTGGTCTGCGTGAGCGATGGTCAAAAATCGACCACACTACTGGCCGCCCGCAAAATCTTTTCGCAGTCCCCCGTCATCTCGGCCCAAAACAAAGTGGCTACCAACACGATGCTTGCCATGAGCCTCGCTGGCTCGGGGATCGACGTGCTACTGCAGCCCGACTTGGTCAACTTCATGCACAGCCGAGCGACCGGCATTAAGCATGTCGGAGACACCAAAATCGAAGACACACGCTGTCATCACTTCGAAATGATGTTTGGCGAACACCACGTTCAGCTGTGGGTCTCGGCCGAGGAACATCCGCTGCTTCTTCAGATCGTGCGCCGCACCACCGTTCCGCTCGGTGAAGGGAAATCCTATAGCCTCGTCGCCACAAGCAAGCTGAAATGGACGCTCGATAAAACCTATCCGGAAGAGACCTTTGCGATCGCCATTCCCGAAGGGTCGCGCAAGGTGGGGGACATCTACGAGGCTCTCACCGGCGACGAAGCTGCCACACGTGTCGGTCAGCAACTCCCCGACTTCGAACTCACGAAACTCGATGGAACGAAAATCAGCCTCAATAAGCAGGAGAATCGCAAACCAACGGTCCTCATCTTCTGGGCCACTTGGTGCGTTCCGAGCGTTTCCGATCAATCGAGCACGAGCGACTTCGTTAAACGGAGCATCGAGCAAGGGGTCGATTTCTACGCTGTGAATGTTGGCGAATCACTCGCTGATGTGCGCAAGTTCGTAGCGAGCGCAAAACCTGCCAGCACGATGGTGCTCGACTCGCAAGGATCTGCCGCCACCGCACTGCGACTCGACGCACTTCCCGCTGCTGTGATCGTCGACGCCTCAGGCAAAGTGACCAAGATCATCCACGGTGAACCCGAGCAACTTCGCAAAGACCTCGCCGCCGCTGTCCTCCCCTTCCTCACCACCGCCTCCGCCCCCGAATCCCCCACCACCCCCGCCCCTAAACAAGAATAG
- a CDS encoding DUF1559 domain-containing protein, with protein MHRKRPGFTLVELLVVIAIIGVLVALLLPAVQAAREAARRTDCNNKLKQLAIAIHNHHDTTNSMPRSISPNTFGYDAAGRSWSWIAKVLPFMEQTALYDATTAGASTVYAFNAVESRIPGTTNQSCGEVIKALQCPSDNTWGQGWNTTRANHGGTRMGLTCYKGVCGSNWAWGSFTNTGPTGNNNGLDAGNGMFFRSDGGTTIPTSPETFAATTDGLSNTFMIGEDLPGLNQHCGWAAANYSTGTCSIPLNNGLVTGQPGFNSPGDWPNLYSFRSRHPNGAQFAKGDGSVSFISQTIDLTLYRALASKSGAEAVSAP; from the coding sequence ATGCACCGCAAAAGGCCAGGTTTCACCCTGGTCGAGTTGCTGGTTGTGATCGCCATTATTGGCGTTCTTGTTGCCCTTCTGCTGCCTGCCGTTCAAGCAGCTCGTGAAGCGGCACGCCGCACGGATTGCAATAACAAGCTTAAGCAGCTGGCGATTGCGATCCACAATCACCACGACACCACGAACTCGATGCCTCGCAGCATCAGCCCGAACACCTTCGGCTATGACGCAGCTGGACGTTCCTGGAGCTGGATCGCCAAGGTCCTTCCCTTCATGGAACAAACGGCCCTCTACGACGCCACCACCGCCGGAGCCAGCACGGTTTACGCCTTCAATGCCGTCGAGTCCCGCATTCCCGGCACGACCAATCAGTCGTGTGGCGAGGTGATCAAGGCTTTGCAATGCCCTAGCGATAACACCTGGGGCCAGGGCTGGAACACCACGCGTGCCAATCATGGTGGCACCCGCATGGGGCTCACCTGCTACAAGGGAGTTTGCGGTTCGAACTGGGCCTGGGGAAGTTTCACCAACACCGGTCCCACCGGGAACAACAACGGTTTGGATGCCGGGAACGGCATGTTTTTCCGTAGCGACGGAGGAACGACGATTCCCACTTCGCCCGAAACATTCGCTGCCACCACCGATGGTCTCAGCAACACGTTCATGATTGGCGAAGACTTGCCAGGTCTGAATCAGCACTGTGGCTGGGCTGCTGCCAACTACTCGACCGGCACGTGCTCGATTCCGCTGAACAACGGGCTCGTCACGGGACAGCCTGGCTTCAACAGTCCTGGCGATTGGCCCAACCTCTATTCGTTCCGCAGTCGCCATCCCAACGGTGCCCAGTTCGCCAAGGGAGATGGCTCGGTCAGCTTCATTTCGCAAACGATCGACCTGACGCTCTATCGCGCCCTGGCCTCCAAATCGGGTGCCGAAGCAGTCTCCGCTCCATAG
- a CDS encoding sulfatase: MRCMKWEAVLLGLWLALLPAITTAADAPKLNVLFIIADDLTATALGCYGNQICQTPHIDRLASEGMRFTHAFCNATYCGPSRASLMSGYYPHATGILGYTSPRPAIGQRATWSEHFRNSGYYAARVSKIYHMGVPGDIETGSNGADDAASWDERFNIEGPEWKAAGTGETLEGNPDGKKPVMGGNTFVVVEADGDDLVHSDGRAALKTAELIRQHTQKPFFIACGFVRPHVPFVAPRQYFEPYLPYDKLPLPTKVADDWKDIPLAGINYKTSVNMKMDERRQKKAIGGYYAAVSYMDAQVGKVLDALEQSGAADHTIVIFTSDHGYHLGEHDFWAKVSLLDQSSKVPLIIRVPGKKPAVCHSLVELIDLYPTIASLCGLEVPERLQGKNIATLWDDPHKQVRDTAFSVAPMTQGFLLRDHQWSFIQYGEEGAKGLELFDVKADPQQHTNLAQSPEYEDVVRGFQSKLKEHLQTLRSSDLGPPAPQR, from the coding sequence ATGCGCTGCATGAAATGGGAAGCCGTTTTGCTCGGACTATGGCTCGCCTTGTTGCCTGCCATCACCACAGCCGCTGATGCCCCGAAGCTCAACGTACTGTTCATCATTGCCGACGATCTGACTGCCACCGCGCTTGGGTGCTACGGCAACCAAATTTGCCAAACGCCCCACATCGATCGCTTGGCCTCCGAGGGGATGCGATTCACGCATGCCTTTTGCAACGCCACCTACTGTGGTCCCTCACGTGCGTCGCTGATGTCGGGCTACTATCCCCACGCCACCGGCATTTTGGGCTACACCAGTCCGCGCCCCGCCATCGGCCAGCGGGCCACGTGGTCCGAGCATTTTCGCAATTCCGGCTACTACGCTGCCCGCGTCAGCAAGATCTATCACATGGGGGTTCCTGGCGATATCGAAACCGGGAGCAATGGTGCCGACGATGCGGCTTCGTGGGACGAACGTTTCAATATCGAAGGGCCTGAGTGGAAGGCGGCTGGAACCGGGGAAACCCTTGAAGGAAACCCCGATGGCAAAAAACCGGTGATGGGAGGAAACACGTTTGTGGTGGTCGAGGCCGATGGCGACGACCTGGTTCACTCCGATGGACGGGCCGCTCTCAAAACTGCCGAACTGATTCGGCAGCACACCCAAAAACCATTCTTCATTGCCTGCGGCTTTGTGCGACCACATGTCCCTTTCGTCGCGCCGCGCCAATACTTCGAGCCCTATTTGCCGTATGACAAATTACCGCTACCTACCAAAGTCGCCGATGATTGGAAGGATATCCCGCTCGCTGGAATTAATTATAAGACCAGCGTGAATATGAAAATGGATGAGCGCCGTCAAAAGAAGGCGATTGGCGGGTACTATGCTGCCGTTTCTTATATGGATGCCCAGGTCGGGAAAGTGCTCGACGCTTTAGAGCAATCAGGAGCGGCTGATCACACCATTGTGATCTTCACGAGTGACCACGGCTATCATCTCGGCGAGCATGACTTTTGGGCCAAGGTGAGTTTGCTCGACCAGTCATCGAAAGTTCCGCTGATTATCCGCGTTCCGGGAAAGAAACCTGCGGTTTGCCATTCGCTGGTAGAACTCATCGACCTCTATCCCACGATCGCGAGCCTCTGTGGCTTAGAAGTACCCGAGCGACTGCAAGGAAAAAATATTGCCACCTTATGGGATGATCCTCATAAGCAGGTGCGGGACACCGCTTTTAGTGTCGCACCGATGACCCAAGGTTTCTTACTGCGCGACCATCAATGGTCATTTATTCAATATGGTGAAGAGGGTGCAAAGGGATTAGAGCTCTTTGATGTGAAGGCTGACCCTCAGCAGCATACTAATCTCGCCCAATCGCCTGAATATGAAGATGTCGTGCGGGGCTTTCAATCCAAACTGAAGGAGCATCTCCAAACCCTACGGAGCAGCGACTTGGGTCCACCAGCGCCGCAGCGCTAG
- a CDS encoding carboxypeptidase M32, which yields MTSPLDELKSLAREISLVQSVESLLGWDEQTYMPPAAGEFRAEQMTYLSGLAHQKRTSPRVGELLASLAADAAKEDPHSDFAATIHQMKRDFDKQSKLPQKLVEALTHATVIGQQAWVKARAANDFSQFQPHLEKIFGLKREQAEAVGYVAHPYDALLDDYEPDAKSTEVALVLAELRTELVPLVQAILQSGKKPQVDILAREFPTAAQEAFGRAAAAAIGFDFQRGRLDVTHHPFCSSVGPSDCRITTRYQEKFFNCAFFGILHEAGHGMYDQGLRSDQYGLPPGTYLSLGIHESQSRMWENLVGRSRSFWSHFFPQAKATFPVALSDVSADQFYAAVNHVEPSLIRVEADEATYNLHIIVRFELEQALLSGDLKTADVPGAWREKYKQYLGIEPSTDAEGCLQDIHWSAGLIGYFPTYSLGNLYAAQFFDQARRVLGDLDAQFARGEFRPLLEWLRDNIHTRGRNYTASQLVQLVTGKPLSHESLVRSLRDKLAPLYGI from the coding sequence ATGACCTCACCGCTAGATGAACTCAAGTCGCTCGCGCGCGAAATCTCTTTGGTCCAGTCGGTCGAATCTCTCTTGGGCTGGGACGAACAAACCTACATGCCACCCGCAGCGGGTGAGTTTCGTGCCGAGCAGATGACCTATCTCTCGGGACTCGCTCATCAGAAACGAACAAGCCCGCGCGTCGGAGAACTCCTCGCGTCGCTGGCTGCCGATGCAGCGAAGGAAGATCCTCATAGCGATTTTGCGGCGACCATTCATCAAATGAAGCGCGACTTCGACAAACAATCGAAGCTGCCGCAGAAGCTGGTCGAGGCACTCACGCATGCCACGGTGATTGGCCAGCAAGCGTGGGTAAAGGCTCGGGCAGCGAACGATTTTTCGCAGTTTCAGCCTCATTTGGAGAAGATTTTTGGACTCAAGCGCGAGCAGGCCGAGGCGGTTGGCTATGTCGCCCATCCCTACGACGCGCTCCTCGATGACTACGAGCCCGATGCCAAAAGCACCGAGGTGGCGCTCGTGCTGGCCGAACTCCGGACCGAACTGGTTCCGCTTGTGCAGGCGATTCTGCAGTCGGGCAAAAAGCCCCAGGTAGATATCCTCGCGCGCGAGTTTCCTACAGCCGCCCAAGAGGCGTTTGGACGAGCCGCTGCCGCTGCGATCGGCTTTGATTTTCAGCGCGGGCGGCTCGATGTGACGCATCATCCTTTTTGCTCGAGCGTCGGTCCGAGCGACTGCCGCATCACCACCCGCTATCAAGAGAAGTTCTTCAACTGCGCCTTCTTCGGCATTCTGCATGAAGCGGGGCATGGCATGTACGACCAAGGGCTGCGGAGCGATCAGTATGGGCTCCCCCCCGGAACTTATTTGTCGCTTGGGATTCACGAGTCGCAGTCGCGCATGTGGGAAAATCTCGTAGGACGGAGTCGCTCGTTCTGGTCCCACTTTTTTCCGCAAGCCAAGGCGACCTTCCCGGTCGCTCTGTCGGACGTTTCAGCCGATCAGTTCTACGCCGCTGTCAATCACGTGGAGCCGTCGCTCATTCGCGTAGAGGCAGACGAAGCGACGTACAACCTGCATATCATCGTCCGATTTGAGCTCGAGCAGGCGCTGCTGAGTGGCGACCTCAAGACGGCGGATGTCCCCGGCGCTTGGCGCGAGAAGTACAAGCAATATCTTGGCATCGAACCGAGCACCGACGCCGAAGGCTGCTTGCAAGACATTCACTGGTCGGCCGGTTTGATCGGCTACTTCCCCACCTATTCGCTCGGCAATCTCTACGCCGCGCAGTTCTTCGATCAAGCGCGACGCGTGCTGGGAGATCTCGATGCGCAGTTTGCTCGTGGCGAGTTCCGTCCGCTTCTGGAATGGCTCCGCGACAACATCCATACGCGTGGTCGTAACTACACCGCCTCGCAGCTGGTGCAACTCGTGACCGGGAAGCCACTCTCGCACGAGTCGCTCGTTCGGAGCTTGCGCGATAAGCTCGCGCCGCTCTACGGCATCTAA